One window of Hymenobacter sp. BRD128 genomic DNA carries:
- a CDS encoding biopolymer transporter ExbD, translating to MNLSRRRHATSHVETSSMNDIMFFLMLFFLIVSTMVNPNVIKLLLPNAKSSKQVMKQPITVSINAAGEYFVNKKPVTAATLEPELRALLVPGQPAEAQPSVVLRVDAGLNVQKLVDVLEIGNRLKLKMVMATQAQQAAGK from the coding sequence GTGAATCTCTCCCGCCGCCGTCACGCTACTTCGCACGTCGAGACCAGCTCGATGAACGACATCATGTTTTTCCTGATGCTGTTCTTCCTGATTGTGTCTACGATGGTGAATCCTAACGTTATCAAGCTGTTGTTGCCCAATGCTAAGAGCAGCAAGCAGGTAATGAAGCAGCCCATCACGGTAAGCATCAACGCGGCGGGCGAGTATTTTGTCAACAAAAAGCCCGTGACGGCCGCCACGCTCGAACCTGAACTGCGCGCCCTACTCGTGCCCGGCCAGCCCGCCGAGGCCCAGCCCTCGGTAGTGCTGCGCGTCGATGCCGGCCTGAACGTGCAGAAGCTGGTGGACGTACTCGAAATCGGCAACCGCTTGAAGCTGAAGATGGTCATGGCCACTCAGGCCCAGCAGGCAGCCGGAAAATAG